The Elaeis guineensis isolate ETL-2024a chromosome 3, EG11, whole genome shotgun sequence region GTTCCTTGAGCTTCAAGTTCCAAGCAGTTTATATACATTGGCCCATCCATGCAAGGACTCGGGGGCTTCCTTTTTTTTGGTTTAATCCTTGGAGCTTTCTGAGAGATTTAGACTTTTCTTCTCTTGAGGTTCCAAATTTAGATACATGGATGAAGGTCTGGAGGAAATGTTTCGTGGAGTCCCATCGCCACGAGCCGAAGATGCCGATGAGCTCCGCAAATCCGCATCTCCCTCAACTGACTCCAGCGAATCCATGTTCTCATCTTCATCCGACCTCACAGATGATGCGACTTCCTCGTCTCCCAAGTCATTCTCGCCATCATCGAATCCATCCAAATTGAATTCGGACGGACCTCTTTTCGAGCTAACTTCGCTCACGGCTCAGCTTCCCATCCGGTGAGTACATCAGTACTCTTTAACTCTTAATCTGCCGTGCTTTATTTATATAGCAACGCAGAGGTTCACACAAACAATACGAACAAGATAAAAGTTATGATAATCATAATTTCTCAGGCGGTTCTTACCCCCCTTCCATCAAAAAGATAATCAATATATCAGCCACcatgttggtttttttttttttccttaaaaaaaaactatttccAGAAATTTAATTGTGGCTAAAACTTCTGTCAAGTTGATAACTTTCCAAAGCTAACTTTTTGTTCCTGTTATTTTCATGATTGGTCCATTTATCAGATTACACATTTGTTTACTTCGCATTAGATTGAGAAATTACGATGGAATTCTGGGTGTCTGCAGGAGAGGGCTATCTAAGTACTTCCAAGGGAAATCACAGTCTTTTACATCCCTGTCCGATGCCAGATGCGTAGATGATCTTGCCAAGAAAGAGATCCCTTACAAGAAGAGGATGAAACCATGCAAAAGCTATGCAGGAGGTCTCGATGCAAGCCAAAAGCCATGCTATACACCAGGGCCTTGTAACAAGACCATAGCCAAGAAAACTTCCAGGGGTTCTAGTGGTTCTCTACTTTCCAGGAGAAGCGGCAGTTGCCTTTTATCTATTAGCAAGCCACCTCCCATACCTGTGAATAAAAACCTGTAATTGTTTTTGTATTCAATTATAGAATATGAAGAAGAGATGCTGCCTGATTTCATGACTCGCAATTTATTTCACGGGAGAAATTAGGTAGCAGTTGTCGTGCTTCTTTATTTGTAATAGTAATAGTTCTATGAATAAAAGAGCCACCGGTTCGGGGAACCACAAAGAGAAGTGGGACCCTTTCTTTAAGCATGACACTGTATTTAGTGGGTTTTATCATTATCATACAGTATTATAGAGTGACATCTCAAACTGAGAAAATTAGTATGTCATCTGTAGTTGCAGCACACCCCATTTTTGGATGTGAAATAGAGGAAGCAAATTGCTTCCCCCagcttaaattaataaataattatttacagcATTTCAGAGAACATTGCATCACACTTAATTGTGGTTAACTGCTCATACACAAAAATGTTTTTCAATGATTGACATTtccattttttctttataaaaaaaagCTCAATACACAAGTAGATTCAACTCTTAGATCAATAGTTAATCTCCCGTCGAGCTCCAATAATTCATGGTCAAACCAATAAAAAGGACCTCTTCCGCTAC contains the following coding sequences:
- the LOC140856150 gene encoding protein OXIDATIVE STRESS 3-like; amino-acid sequence: MDEGLEEMFRGVPSPRAEDADELRKSASPSTDSSESMFSSSSDLTDDATSSSPKSFSPSSNPSKLNSDGPLFELTSLTAQLPIRRGLSKYFQGKSQSFTSLSDARCVDDLAKKEIPYKKRMKPCKSYAGGLDASQKPCYTPGPCNKTIAKKTSRGSSGSLLSRRSGSCLLSISKPPPIPVNKNL